Below is a genomic region from Flammeovirgaceae bacterium SG7u.111.
AAGCCTTGTCTCACTGTCTATGGTCACATATTCCAAACCGGCCATTTCGGCGTAGTCTTCCAAATATTCGGCGGTGATGGCTTGGCTGAAAACGGTGTGGTGTGCTCCTCCAGCCAAAATCCAAGCCGAAGCTGCTACTTTCAAGTTCGGCTGGGGAATCCATAATGCACGTGCTACAGGAAGGTTTGGCAAGTCTTGCTCTGGCTCTACCACATCTACTGTGTTTACCAATACCCTGAACCTATTGCCCATATCAATGATGGACGCATTGATAGCTGCGCCTGCTGGGGCATCGAATACGAGCCTTACGGGGTCGGCTTTGCCGCCTATAGAAAGTGGATGGACTTCGCACTTTGGCTTGCTTGAGGCGATAGATTCGCAGATTTCGAGCATGTGTGCGCCAAGTACTTTCTGGCCGCCTGGGTGGAAGTGGTAGGTGTAGTCTTCCATGAACGAATCGCCACCGGGCAAACCGACCGCCATGACTTTCATTGCTCTAACCAAAGCCGCAGTTTTCCAGTCACCTTCGCCACCGAAGCCAAAGCCTTGCGCCATTAACCTTTGAACAGCGATACCTGGAAGCTGGTCCATTCCGTAAAGGTTTTCGAATGTATCGGTGAAACCTTTGAAGCCACCATCTATCAAAAATTTCTTGAGGCCTAGCTCTATTTTAGCTGCATTGTATAATGATCCTCTTTGAGAGCCGCCTTTTTTGAGGCTGTTGGCCATTATGTACGATTCCTCATATATGCCCATCAGTTCTTCTACCTCAGCATCTGGAATAGCGTCGATAACTTTAGTTACATCGCCTACGCCATAGCCGTTCACACAGTAGCCTAATTTGATTTGAGCCTCTACTTTGTCGCCTTCTGTTACAGCAACTTCACGCATGTTGTCGCCTATGCGGGCGAATTTTGCTCCTTGCTGATCAGCCCAAGCTGAAGCGACCCTTGTCCAAACAGCAATTCTTTCTATTGTTTCTGGGTCTTGCCAGTGCCCTACCACCACCTTGCGGTTGATACGCATTCTTGAACCGATGAAGCCAAATTCTCTGCCTCCATGAGCAGATTGGTTGAGGTTCATGAAGTCCATGTCAATTGCGCCCCAAGGAATATCTCTGTTGAATTGGGTGTGAAGGTGCATGAAGGGCTTTTGCAAGACTTTCAACCCGTTGATCCACATTTTAGCAGGGGAGAAAGTATGCATCCAAGTGACCAAGCCGATGCAATTTGGGGCGTTGTTTGCTTCAAGGCAAAGTTTTGTGATCACGTCGGGGGTGGTGAGGACAGGCTTAAATACCACTTTGACAGGGATTGTGCTTTGGTCGTTGAGGTAAGTTGCTATTTCTTTCGAATGTGTGTCAACTTGCTTTAAGGTTTCTTCGCCATAGAGGTGCTGGCTGCCAGTTACAAACCAAACCTCGTAGTTACTTAAATTGATCATTTCCTATTTTTTATGTGTATAGATATGTAAAAAAAAATCACTTTTGAAAGCTCTACTATTGAGACCTTATATAAGGTAAAAAGGATTCAATTTTAAAATTTAAATGTAAATATTACATTTATAATAATACTTTCCAAATCTTACCAAAAAAATATCTCTTGTGAAGGCCGAAAGGGTAAAGTATAAATATATGGGTAAGGTGGCTGAATGGGTTATTGCAAGAATACCTAATTATTAAGAATTGTTAACTGATAGTATTTTGCTTGTATGTGCAATAATGCGTAATTCGATTTATAATTAATAAAATATTTTTTCAGATGAAACTGCATTATTATCTATGGTCAACATTGTTGGCTATGCTTCTATTTGCTTGTTCACCCCAAGAATATGAACCTGCTGAGGATCTCGTTGAGTTTACATTTACTGTCGATCCAACATTTTTAGATTTTGAATCAACGCCATTGCCCAATGGAAGGACGGCTGGGGCTCCTGATTTTACAGAAGAATTTCAGCTCAATTGGTATGTTGATTATTTTCGGACAGGTGTTGTGACCTTAGGCGGAGAAAAAGGCAATACGTTTAAATTATATATTCCGTCTGGCTCTCAGACTATCATTTTTACTTATCCTGGTTCTCCTCCTCCAACTCAAGGAGGTGGTATCATGTTTAAAGTCCAAGCGTTTCATGCTCAACCTATTTTCTTTTCCATATTGAAACTTGATGCTCCAGATAATGGAGGTGCTGCCGAAGTTGAACTCAGGAGGTTTGGTCATGAAATAGAAATAGAGCTGCCATTAATTGGGAAGTATTATAATGTAAGCAATGTGAAGTTCGGCTTGTCAATAGTCGAAGGAGAAGCAAGTATGGTTGGTTATACTCCAAATGGAGCATTTAAGCTTCATGATATTTATCCTCCCTATGATGGAGTGTCTGCGGATTATACTGAAGTTACAAAAGACGAGGTATCGGATGAAGTACGGTTTTATTTATCTCCAATGTTTAATGATGTTTCTGGAGAAGTAAACTTTGAGTTATCTATTCTGAATTTAGAAGATTCTCTTCTCAATAGTTTCCCCTTTACTCTACCATTGGATAAGCCTGATTATATGCCAACACTTTGGTCAACAGTTTTAGATCATGACAAATCCCTAGGAAGTACTATTGAAATATCGTTCAAAGATAGCCTCCAAAACAAAGGGTTTGAATTGGAGTATGAGTAATATATGCTGCTCGTACTAGTGCACAGAAGTGATATGTGTTATTCCGTCAATTGATATTAAGCCCTTGATTTTGGAAGATTATTAGAGTCTTAGTTTGTGTGCAGATGTAAGGCTTTGAAAGAATATCAATATTAAAAGGGAATGCTCTGGTAATGAAGTGTTGCTATTTGATGTTTCTATAAAAGGTTGATTTAAAGTAGGTAACTTACTAAGTTTGTGAATCCTCTGAGCTACAAACAGCTCATTTCTACTCTAATCACTCATTGCTATCTATATTTCAACTCCTAAAGTTGCCCTATTTTTTATAGGAAAATTTTATGTGGCATAATCGCTTTTCTCCCTTTTTATATTAACTCAAAGAAGAAGTTGTGCTTATTTTATTATAGTATTAAGGAGGTTTGCTTTTATTGGAAATAAAAACATTCTCTGTTTCATAAGGAGTGTAAGTTTTTTTATAGACTTTTCGTTTTTTGAGGAAATAATAATTCTCTGCTAAAAGTTATATTAATACTTGAGAATTAAACATTATTAACAATAAGTGTCCGTAAAATTTATATAGATTTAATCATATTTACTGTTAAAATATTACCATAATTACTAGCGATAATTTGTCCAACGTCCAATCCAAATAACCCAATGAAAATTAAAAAAATTACTCCAAAAGAGCATGCTGAAATAAAAGAGTGGTTCAATAAGATAGATGAGATAGTAGCTACCAAGTCAAAGCCTAAAGGTAAAGGAGGAAACAAGGCTCCTTGGTCAAGAAATTAGTTGACGATTTCTGCAAATAATTTTAGTTGCTTAAAACCCCCATTTGATACTAAATAAATCGGTAATTATCATTTTTCAAGCCTTTTGGTTTTGAATAGTAGGGATGCTTTGTTGACCCTACATATTTTTTTACATAGCGGAACATTTTTTTTGTGCTTATTTTTAAGGCTTTTACCTCCTCACTAATCCTTTCACCTTTTTCCATTCCATTGTTACCACTGGCAATCTGTGTCAAATTTTCTCGGTTTAGGCGAGTAGATTAGAATTTATTTGAAATAATAGTCTTTTTCGATTGTGATTTATATCTTAACAAAGATAAATACAGTAGATTAAAGGTATGGCAGAGGAATACATTGAATTGAAAGAAGAGCATGAGAGGTTTGGAAAGCATTTAGAAGAAAACAATAGAATTTTCTTCTCTGGGATTTTTGGAATAGGTAAAACACATTTTTTAAGAAGTTTTTTCGATAAGAGAAAAGATGCCATCGTTGCCATACGGCTCTCACCTGTTAGCTATTCTGTTTCAAGAAACGAAGATATTTTTGAGTTGATCAAAACAGATATATTGTTACAGCTTCTTGCCCAAGAAGTAGAAGTACAAGAAACTGCACTTTCAAAAGTAAATGCTGCAATTTTATTCGCGCAACAATCCATTGGAAGTTTCCTTTCTCCTTCAATAATGACAGCAACTGCAATCGCTGGAGCAGGTTCTGTCCTAAGCGGAGAACCAACAGGTGCGTTAATGGCTGGTATTCTGAAAGTAGGTCCAACTATTTCCAAGAGTATAGATGGATTTCTTGGATTAAAGGAAAAGTTAGCTGAGAATTATAAGAAAGTCAATGAGGATCAGATAGGTAAGGAAAAGGTATGGGACTTTATAAAAGAACAATTAAAGCAAAAGGGCTCTCCATACGAATCTGATCCAATTACTATTTTGATTCAAGATTTAGTTGTACAGCTAAAAGAGAAGGGTGTAAAAAAAGAAAAGGACATAGTAGAGGAAGAGGAGATAAAAGAGAAAAATGGTAAAGAAGTAGTGCTTTATATTGATGATTTGGACAGAATTGACCCAGCCCACATTTTTAGGATACTCAATGTATTTAGTGTGCACATAGATGAAGAGCTTTTTCATGGAGGGGAGAATGGATTATCAAACAAGTTTGGTTTTGATAAAATAATATTGGTAGGGGATATTCAGAATGTTCGAAACATTTTCCACCATCAATATGGTCAGGAAACTGATTTTAGTGGGTATATCGATAAGTTTTATGATGGGGAGGTTTTTAGATATGACCCAATTAAAGAAATAATTGGATGGTTATATTTAAAACTACAGATGATTAAATCTCCAGATAATTATCCTAGGAGTTTTGGGTTTAACACACTGCATTTTATTCTTAAAGCTTTTTTACAGTATGATCTTATAAATCTTAGAAAGTTATTAGAGCTTCTTAAGTATAAGGGAATAGATGATTTTAATTTCTATGTTCCACCTGATACTGATAGGGTTAATGATTATTATCTTTCTGGTCTGAGTTTCTGTTATATGTCTCAAGTGTTACGGTTACTGTTTGGCTCTAAAGAAATACTAATTAATACTGCCGAAAAACTAAAGTATAAATCTCGGTTTACCAAGAAAGATTCAGATTCAAAGTTATTACTGGAGTATTATTTGACTTTAGTATTATTGGAAAGTGATAATGCAAAAGAAAAATTTGACCCAGATGATAATTCGCGTTTTAATATCAACTTAGAAATCCACGCTCTATGAGCGTGGTTAATAACCGCTCTGCGTGGCTAAGCCAGAAAACGGCCCAATGATTATATTCAAGAGTTGTCCCCACAACCGAAGAATATATTATGAGCCGTTTTCACAAATTGTCACATTGGATCTGGTATTGCAAGTACCATATAGTTTGGACACCTAAATATAGGTATAGGATCCTCGAAGGAGCAATAAAAAGGGCAGCAATAGAGCATATAATGCAGTACGCCGCCCAAAAGAAATATATTATCGATACGCTGAACGTCCAAAAGGGCCATGTTCACTTGATTATCGATATCCCTCCCAAATATTCGGTTTCCGATGTGGTGGGGATCTTGAAGGGCCGGACAGCCATACGGTTGTTTTCAAAGTTCAAGAAGCTGAAGCAACGCCCCTATTGGGGCAACCGTTTTTGGGCAACAGGCTATTGTGTTGATACGGTAGGGCTTGACCCAGAAAAGATAAGGCTTTACGTGGAGTATCAAGAAGAACAGGAAAAAAAGAACGAGAGCTAAGAATAACAAAGTAATAAAATAGATTTATAACCGGGGACAATGAATTCCTTTGCCTCCTTTGGGGGCAAGGGCAGTTTACCCCCTTACAGGGGTTATCACAATTCCCCGCCCTTTGGGTGGGGATCTTTTAATCAAAAAATATTCTTCAACATTAGTAGTGAAACAACTTACGAGTGGAGATATTATATTGAAGGTTTTGAATATAAAAGGTTTACAAGGTTAGATGATGAATCCTTACCGGAAGAATTTCCATTATGGCTTTTTTTTCACGAGGCGCTGGTAGTGCTCGACCAAAAGGGCGTTCTTTAAAATCACCTCCTCAAAAAGCCCATTATCTTTTTCCTTTCCTTCAAGAATACCACAGCCAAAAAAGTGAGTAAAAGCAGGTTGTTTGCCAGTAGGTTCATAAAAAAGCTACCAAAGTCAAGCTGTGTAGTAGCCCAGCTCATAGCCCCCGCCAATAGGAGGTAGAAAAGCCCAGAAAGTACTCGATAGGGGATAGGGTAATATTTCCTACCCAAGAGGTAACAGAGCAACATCATGCTGCCGTAGCAAGTAAAGGTTGCCCAGGCGCTGCCAAAATACCCGATGTGCGGAATGAGGTAGAAGTTGAAACTGATGGTGAACAGTGCGCCTATGCTGCTGATAATTGCTCCAAAATAGGTGCGATCGGTGATTTTGAACCAAGCGGCAAGGTTGTAGTAAATGCCTAAAAATACGTTTGCCATGAGCAAAATGGGTACTACGCCCAATCCTACCAAATAGGCTTTATCTCGAATGAATATTCTGGAAAGCCAATCTACATTTGCCATTACGGCTACCAACATGAGGCAGCAGGCAATGATAAAATAATTCATCACGATGCTGTAGGCTTCCTTGTGGTCTTTGTCTTTTGCCTTGGCAAAAAAGAACGGCTCGGCTGCGAATCGGAATGCCTGCACCGCTAAGGTAATGAACATGGAAAGCTTGTAGCAGGCGGAGTAGATTCCCACTGCATCCATGTTTTCCTTGTCGGGGTAAAAGTCTGCCGGAAGCAGGTATTTGAGCAGAACCCGGTCGGAAACCTCGTTGATGCTAAACGCCAAGCCAGAGAAAATGATGGGAAACCCGTAGATCAACATGGGTTTCAGCTGGCTCATGTTCAGGCTGTATTTCAAGGTTCGGAACACGGGCAGTAAAATGGGGACGAGCATGGCATTTGCCAAAAGGTTTGCCAAGAAAGCGTAGCCTAGCCCCAGTTCAGGGTCGTAAAATGAGCTGATCATTGGCTGCAAGCTGGCTAAATATTTCCCTTCAAATACGCCTTTGCAGAAAATGAGGAAAAATATGTTCAGACCAAAATTGATACAGATGTTACCCAACTTGGCGAGGGCAAAATACTTGGCTTTGTGCTGGATGCGAAGCCTTGCAAAAGGGATGGCGACAATGGCATCGATGCCGATGAGGAGGGCAAACCACACGATGTATTTCTGTCCGTCTGGGTAGCCGAGGGCTTGGGCGATGGAGCTGGAAAAAGCAATGAGGATGCCCGAAAAAAGCAAACTGGTGGTGAGCAAACTGCTAACCGCTGAGTTGAAGCTTTTGGTTTCATCTCCGCCTTCGCGGGTGGCAAAGCGGAAATAGGCGGTTTCCATTCCGTAGGTAAAAAGCACGTTGAGCACGGCGGCATAGGCATAAAACTCGGATACAATTCCGTAACTTCCTGGAGCAAAAACTCCTGTGTGCAGAGGCACTAGCGCATAGTTGAGCAGCCTTGCCATAATGGTCGTTCCCCCATAAATCGCCGTTTCCGAAGCTAGTTTTTTGAGCATGTTGTTTTTTGAATGGCTTTCAATGCCTAGTTTTGGTTCAATGGCTAAAGATAGGTTGTTTGAAATTAAACCCCGTGAGGGGTTTCAAATTTGTAGTTATTTGAGAAGTTGAAAGGTCAACGCCCTAGGTGTTGCACAAGTGCAAATTTTCCTTTTTATGCAACCCGCTACGGGGTTGTTTTTTTCTCTTTTCAAAGCTACAAATATGCAACCTCTTCGAGGTTGGGGAATATCTTATACTTGACTGTACAAAAGAACGAGTCTTCCGCACATGGTTAAATGTGATAAGAGGAGGTTGTCACTTTCGTGAGAATGACTTGAAAGTAGAAGAAAATGAATTAGTATTGCAAGAAAGTGTTAGGAGGAAAAAATGGAAGAATACCCTTACCAACCCATCATCAATATTTCGGGGATTTGTGCTGCCCATGGCATGAAAGAAGCCGTGTTGTCCCCAGGCTCACGTTGCGCCCCGCTTACGCTTGCTTTCACTCGCCATCCGACCATCAACACCTACACCATCACCGATGAACGGTCGGCGGGTTTCATTGGCTTGGGTTTGGCTCAGCAAACGGGGAAGCTTGTTGGGTTGGTCTGTACTTCGGGTACGGCAGCGTCTAATTATGGACCAGCAATAGCCGAGGCATTCTACCAACATGTTCCGCTAATTGCATTCACAGCTGACCGCCCACCCGAATGGCTCGACCAACTCGATGGGCAGACGATCAGGCAACAAAACTTGCATGCCAACCATGTGAAGGGCTTTTTCCAACTTCCCGTCGATTATTCGCACCCCGATGCGAAGTGGCATATCCAACGAACCATTTCGGAAGCCATTAACTTGGCGACGACTTTCCCACAAGGACCAGTGCAGGTAAATGTGCCGTTTCGTGAGCCGTTTTACCCTACCGCTTCTCAGCAGTTTGAAATTGAAAATCCAGAAAACATTATTTTGGAGGAAGATTCGGAGCAAGTACTAAGCGAGTTGGTTTGGGAGAAGTTGAAAACAGAAGCTCAGGGTTATAGGAAAATATTGCTAGTTGCAGGGCAGGGGAAACGAGATGAAAAACTGCTGGATGCGCTAAGGAAATCAGGTTTGCCCGTAGTTTCCGATGTGATTTCAAATGCTTCGGAATTGGAAAATGCCATTCGCCACCAAGATGCTTTTTTGGCTAGGGCAGATTTGCACGAAGAGTTAAAGCCTGACCTTATCGTAAGTTTTGGAAAGTCGGTGATTTCGAAAAACTTGAAGCTCTTTTTGAGGAAAAATAAACCAGCAGCGCATTGGCATACCCAGCCAGCGGGGCAAGTAGCGGATACGTTCCAGTCGCTCACAAAAATACTTCGATGCGAGCCTGCTTATTTCTTTACAGAAGCAAGAGAAAAAGAGCTTTTTCAGCCTGAAACTTCTTTTACCGAAAGGTGGAAAAATGTAGATGAGCAAACGAGAAATTTTACCAACGAGTTTTTGGGAAGCAAGCCCGACAACGAATTTTCTTTTGTGAAAGAGTTGATGCAGAATTTGCCCCAAAATGTCAGTTTTCATTTGGCAAATAGCATGTCGGTGCGCTATGCGAACTTTGTAAACCAGCTTCCCGAAGGGGCAGAGGTTTGGGCGAACAGGGGGACAAGCGGAATAGATGGGAGCAATAGCTCAGCGGTTGGGCATGCCCTGGCTTCACCCGAAAAACTACACGTATTGCTCACAGGCGATCTGGCTTTTTTCTACGATAGAAATGCTTTTTGGAACAAATACCTTCCTCCAAACCTCAAAATTATTTTGTTGAACAACAAAGGTGGGGGCATTTTCCGAATGATTCCTGGACCAGTTGCCCAACCCGAGCTCGAGGAATATTTCGTGACGTCAAGCCATCTCGATGCTTCATATCTGTGCCAAGAGTTTGGGATGGATTATTTTCAATCTAATTCTGTTTTTGAAGGCAAAATACACCTTAAAAGGTTTTGGGAAGTTGGCTCAGTACAAAGTTTGTTGGAATTTGGCTCGGATGGAAAGCAAGGGCAAGAAATATTTCAGGAGTTTAAGGGCGAAGTAAAGAACTTGCAATTTTGAAGCTTGAGCAAATTACGGGTAATGAGTTAAAATGAAAAAGGTCACCAAATCGGTAACCTTTTTCATTTTAACTACCCTTTTCCCCATCTTCTATTCTATTGATGACATGGTCGGAAAGTTTTTTGCTGGCATCTGCGCCAAGTTCTCGTATCCGCTCTATTCGTCCTACTATCGTATCGCCTTTCTTTTTCGATTTATAAAGTTTGTTTATGGCACTTTCGTAAGTGATGTGTAGTTTTTCAATGCTCGATTCTATTTTGCCCATATCGTCCATAAACCCAGTGAACTTATCGTAGAGTGCACCACTTTCTCTGGCTATTTCTAGTACGTTTTTCTTCTGGCTGTCTTGCTTCCAAATAAACGCTACGGTTCGTAAGGTTGCCAATAGGGTAGAAGGAGCGACCATTACCACATTTTTGTCCAGTGCTTTGTCAAAAATGCTAGGGTCTTCCCTAAAAGCCAAGGTGAGCGCAGGTTCTATTGGCATAAAAAGCATTACATAATCAGGCTGATTGAGCTGGTTGAGCTGTTGATAGTTTTTACTGCCCAAGTCTTTTATATGTTGCATTACACTTTTGAGGTGTTCTTGCAAATAAAGCTGCTTTTCAGCCTGGTCTATTTCGTTGAAATAGCGATTGTACGCCGTAAGTGACACTTTTGAGTCAATCACGATGTATTTGTCCTCAGGAAGCTTCACTATATAATCGGGGCGAAGAACGTTGCCTGCGTCGTTTTTGAGTACTTCTTGCTTCAAGAAGTGGACACCTTTTATCAACCCAGCTTTTTCTAAAATCAGTTCTAGCTGCATTTCTCCCCAGTCGCCCTGCACTTTTGAGTCTCCTTGCAGTGCATTGGCTAGGCGCTGGGCATCTTCCCCAACTTTTGTGTTGGCTTGGTGAAGGTGTTTTATCTGCTCTTTCAGCGTAATTATTTCCCTAGCCTCGGCTTGGTAAGTTTTTTCTACTTTGTCTTTAAATTCGTTCAGACGGTCTTGGAAAGGGTTTAGAATTTCGCCCAACCTACCATTGTTTATTTCGAGGAACTTTTTGCTTTTTTCGTCCAATATATCATTGGCAAGGCTCTTGAATTCAGCCCTGAATCGTTCTTCCATCTTTTCTACCTGCTTATTTCCTTCTTGCACTTTCTGGTGGAATTGCTTCACCATTTCTTCTCTGGCAGCTAGTTTTTCTCTTAGAACATTGATTACTTCTATTTTATCTTTCAGCTCCACTTCGTTTTTCTTAAAGTATAACTCCAAATGCTGGTATGTTTCTTTTGATACATAATTTTTTTCTAACTCCATTTTATCAATCCATTTTTCGGCTCTGAACTTATTTATCGCCAGTAGCCATGCTATAAAAGCCCCAATAACTCCACCTAGTACTAAGCCAGTGAATAATACAGATAGTTCCATATTTTATAGTAGAAAATTAGTTAGAGGGACAAGGTAGCAAATGAGACCGTAAAAGAAGTACGGTGTAGGTTTATTACCTATAGTATTTGAGTTGCACTTATTGCAAAAGTACCTATTATATTAACTAATAGACATGCCATGTAACCTTTGGGTGGCATTTAAAAGCAGAGATTAAGATTTGTTTAGAGTTGGGCAGTGAGGTGAGTGTGGTAATCAACAAGTTGCTATTTCTTTATTCCTAGTGTTTTTATGAGGTAAGCCTTAAAAAGGTTCAATCTGCAGTAACTTCGTTTTCAAACGCTGCCCAATCAAAATTATGATGTGCGATTATTGATATAAAATCATCTTTTTGTATTATTTCGCTCAACTTTGGGCAAGTATCTGGTTGACCGCCTCTTATAAGTGCAAAGGGATTGCAATTAGTTCCCGTGCTTTCGCTAAACTCGATAGATTTTTTCAAAAAGCCTCCCCAAGTCATTCCCACTATTTTGTTAGGTTTGCAGGTTTTAGGGTTGGCTCCTTTACTGTTGAGCAATAGTTTTTCCACTATTTCAGCTGAGTAGATATCTTGGCATTCTTGCACAAGAGCCAATAGTTCGAAGCTTTCCATGATTTGGGTCGATTTTACATTATCGAACATCCATGAGTTGGAAGGATCTACCAATAGGTGCAAAATTCGAGTGTTTCCTTCACCTATAAACCTCGATACAAGATCGATAATGGTTTTGGTAGCCCCATCTGAATCTGGGACATTGGCTACTGTGGGGAATATGATAACGGATTTGTTGTCACAGATTTCAGCTCTTTCATACGTTTCTTTGCTGAGGGTGTTTCCTCTTACAAAATGAATTTTGGGCAAAACGGAAATGCTTTGGGGCAACTCTTCTAACCTGCTGTCCACTATGCAAATTCCCACGTCGTTTTCCACACTCCTCAGTTCTTTAATGAAGTTAATCAACTGGTATTCGCCAGGGAAATTAAAAATCACATATCCGTCTTTGAAAGGGTTTATCATGAGTCCAAGCCTTTTTTTATTGATCAAATGTTGTCTGTAGTCGAATGCTGCTGAAAATAGCGCACCTAAAATAGCGATGCCCAATGTGCAGAGTACAATAGTGAGCCACCTGCCTATGGAGGTTTCGGCTGGGCGGTTACCGTAGCCCACTGTAGTAAAGGTTTGCCAGCCTTGCCAAAATGCCTCTTCAAAAGAAACATCTTCGACAAGGAAAAAGCCTAAAATATAAACTATGAAAAGCGACAAAAACCAAACTGTCACTTTTACCAGCCACGAAAGCGGCTCTTGTTCTTTTATTTTTTGGGAAAATTCCCTGAAAAGATGCAGTATCATGGACTAAACATATCTACTTTCCTCCAGATTGTCAACATTATTTTGCCAAATAGACTGATTGGGATAGATTCTATTTTGACTTTCATCATTTTAGAAATTCTTCAAGACTGGGAGGAGAATGGTTTTAAGTGTGTCAAGCCTAGATGATTTAGCTTTATAGGCTTTAACTGAACTGGCATAGTATCTTAGGATCAAAATAATTTCTCAAAACGTTCATTTCTACTTGGCTACAGATAATAGCCGAGGCTTAAATTGGTTTAATATGAAAACAGTTTTCCATACTGCTTTATATTGTTATTTTTGGATGTTTTATCATTACAGAGAAATTTAAGACAACCTTTTAAGGTATTGGTTATCAAAATCAATTTTTATAAAAAAAGCATAAGCGCTTAGATGAAGACCATAGATATAACTACTCCCCAAAACGTGACCATTCGGTACGAACTTGCCGACCTTAAAGACAGGATAATAGCTTTTGTGATTGATTTTTTGATCTTGGTCACAGGAATTTCGATCATGAGTGCGATCCTTACTTTTGCCTTTATAGATACATGGGGGATGGAGTTTGTGATGGTTATAAATGTGTTGGTTTTTGTTTTTTATACCCCAGTCTCCGAAATTTTGACAAATGGGCAAACCTTGGGTAAAAAGTCATTGAAAATCAGGGTAATTCACCTCACAGGCAGACCGCCTAATATTAGTGATTATCTTATCCGCTGGAGCTTTAGGATGGTTGATATCTGGTTCTCTTCAGGGACAATAGCTGCCGTACTTTGTAACACCACTTCTACTGGGCAAAGGCTAGGTGGCATGCTTTCGAATACTACAGTGATAAAGGAACGCCCGAGCAATATGTACTCGCTTCACGATCTTGAAAAAATTCAGACGGCTGATCATTATGAACCTACATACCCTGCAGTTGCTTCTTTTAAAAATGAAGATATGTTGCTTATA
It encodes:
- the araA gene encoding L-arabinose isomerase, with amino-acid sequence MINLSNYEVWFVTGSQHLYGEETLKQVDTHSKEIATYLNDQSTIPVKVVFKPVLTTPDVITKLCLEANNAPNCIGLVTWMHTFSPAKMWINGLKVLQKPFMHLHTQFNRDIPWGAIDMDFMNLNQSAHGGREFGFIGSRMRINRKVVVGHWQDPETIERIAVWTRVASAWADQQGAKFARIGDNMREVAVTEGDKVEAQIKLGYCVNGYGVGDVTKVIDAIPDAEVEELMGIYEESYIMANSLKKGGSQRGSLYNAAKIELGLKKFLIDGGFKGFTDTFENLYGMDQLPGIAVQRLMAQGFGFGGEGDWKTAALVRAMKVMAVGLPGGDSFMEDYTYHFHPGGQKVLGAHMLEICESIASSKPKCEVHPLSIGGKADPVRLVFDAPAGAAINASIIDMGNRFRVLVNTVDVVEPEQDLPNLPVARALWIPQPNLKVAASAWILAGGAHHTVFSQAITAEYLEDYAEMAGLEYVTIDSETRLHNFKNELNWNQMYYGLGKGI
- a CDS encoding P-loop NTPase fold protein codes for the protein MAEEYIELKEEHERFGKHLEENNRIFFSGIFGIGKTHFLRSFFDKRKDAIVAIRLSPVSYSVSRNEDIFELIKTDILLQLLAQEVEVQETALSKVNAAILFAQQSIGSFLSPSIMTATAIAGAGSVLSGEPTGALMAGILKVGPTISKSIDGFLGLKEKLAENYKKVNEDQIGKEKVWDFIKEQLKQKGSPYESDPITILIQDLVVQLKEKGVKKEKDIVEEEEIKEKNGKEVVLYIDDLDRIDPAHIFRILNVFSVHIDEELFHGGENGLSNKFGFDKIILVGDIQNVRNIFHHQYGQETDFSGYIDKFYDGEVFRYDPIKEIIGWLYLKLQMIKSPDNYPRSFGFNTLHFILKAFLQYDLINLRKLLELLKYKGIDDFNFYVPPDTDRVNDYYLSGLSFCYMSQVLRLLFGSKEILINTAEKLKYKSRFTKKDSDSKLLLEYYLTLVLLESDNAKEKFDPDDNSRFNINLEIHAL
- the tnpA gene encoding IS200/IS605 family transposase, translating into MSRFHKLSHWIWYCKYHIVWTPKYRYRILEGAIKRAAIEHIMQYAAQKKYIIDTLNVQKGHVHLIIDIPPKYSVSDVVGILKGRTAIRLFSKFKKLKQRPYWGNRFWATGYCVDTVGLDPEKIRLYVEYQEEQEKKNES
- a CDS encoding polysaccharide biosynthesis C-terminal domain-containing protein, yielding MLKKLASETAIYGGTTIMARLLNYALVPLHTGVFAPGSYGIVSEFYAYAAVLNVLFTYGMETAYFRFATREGGDETKSFNSAVSSLLTTSLLFSGILIAFSSSIAQALGYPDGQKYIVWFALLIGIDAIVAIPFARLRIQHKAKYFALAKLGNICINFGLNIFFLIFCKGVFEGKYLASLQPMISSFYDPELGLGYAFLANLLANAMLVPILLPVFRTLKYSLNMSQLKPMLIYGFPIIFSGLAFSINEVSDRVLLKYLLPADFYPDKENMDAVGIYSACYKLSMFITLAVQAFRFAAEPFFFAKAKDKDHKEAYSIVMNYFIIACCLMLVAVMANVDWLSRIFIRDKAYLVGLGVVPILLMANVFLGIYYNLAAWFKITDRTYFGAIISSIGALFTISFNFYLIPHIGYFGSAWATFTCYGSMMLLCYLLGRKYYPIPYRVLSGLFYLLLAGAMSWATTQLDFGSFFMNLLANNLLLLTFLAVVFLKERKKIMGFLRR
- the menD gene encoding 2-succinyl-5-enolpyruvyl-6-hydroxy-3-cyclohexene-1-carboxylic-acid synthase, yielding MEEYPYQPIINISGICAAHGMKEAVLSPGSRCAPLTLAFTRHPTINTYTITDERSAGFIGLGLAQQTGKLVGLVCTSGTAASNYGPAIAEAFYQHVPLIAFTADRPPEWLDQLDGQTIRQQNLHANHVKGFFQLPVDYSHPDAKWHIQRTISEAINLATTFPQGPVQVNVPFREPFYPTASQQFEIENPENIILEEDSEQVLSELVWEKLKTEAQGYRKILLVAGQGKRDEKLLDALRKSGLPVVSDVISNASELENAIRHQDAFLARADLHEELKPDLIVSFGKSVISKNLKLFLRKNKPAAHWHTQPAGQVADTFQSLTKILRCEPAYFFTEAREKELFQPETSFTERWKNVDEQTRNFTNEFLGSKPDNEFSFVKELMQNLPQNVSFHLANSMSVRYANFVNQLPEGAEVWANRGTSGIDGSNSSAVGHALASPEKLHVLLTGDLAFFYDRNAFWNKYLPPNLKIILLNNKGGGIFRMIPGPVAQPELEEYFVTSSHLDASYLCQEFGMDYFQSNSVFEGKIHLKRFWEVGSVQSLLEFGSDGKQGQEIFQEFKGEVKNLQF